One region of Deinococcus aerius genomic DNA includes:
- a CDS encoding SDR family NAD(P)-dependent oxidoreductase — MTAGALAGRVALVTGGAGGIGTAICEALAGAGATVLVGYAGGEARAVELAARLPGGGAHRALLARVDDSGTLAAAARSVREREGRLDLLVNNAGVTTPVAHADLDGLTDEWIDNILRVNVRGAFACVRAFAPLLREGGNGLVVNISSVAGQTGLGSNVAYCASKAALDSLTRSLGRALAPDIRVLSVSPGWVDGEYAQRMPPELIAAQAARTPLGRIAQPEEVARAVLAAATHLTFSTGCIIPVDGGRPLG; from the coding sequence ATGACCGCCGGAGCGTTGGCTGGCCGGGTGGCACTCGTCACCGGCGGGGCGGGCGGCATCGGCACGGCGATTTGCGAGGCGCTGGCGGGCGCGGGCGCGACGGTCCTCGTCGGGTACGCGGGCGGCGAGGCGCGGGCGGTGGAGTTGGCCGCCCGCCTGCCCGGGGGAGGCGCACACCGCGCCCTGCTCGCGCGGGTGGACGACAGCGGCACGCTCGCCGCTGCCGCCAGGAGTGTGCGCGAGCGGGAGGGCCGCCTCGATCTGCTCGTCAACAACGCGGGGGTGACCACGCCGGTCGCACATGCAGACCTGGACGGGCTCACCGACGAGTGGATCGACAACATCCTGCGGGTGAACGTGCGCGGGGCCTTCGCCTGCGTGCGGGCCTTTGCCCCGCTGCTGCGTGAGGGGGGGAACGGGCTGGTCGTCAACATCAGCTCCGTTGCAGGTCAAACTGGGCTGGGCAGCAACGTCGCCTACTGCGCGAGCAAGGCGGCCCTCGACTCGCTGACCCGCAGCCTGGGCCGGGCGCTGGCCCCGGACATCCGGGTGCTCAGCGTCTCGCCCGGCTGGGTGGACGGCGAGTACGCCCAGCGGATGCCCCCCGAATTGATCGCCGCCCAGGCCGCCCGCACGCCGCTGGGCCGCATCGCCCAACCGGAGGAGGTGGCCCGCGCCGTCCTGGCCGCCGCCACGCACCTCACCTTCAGCACGGGCTGCATCATCCCCGTGGACGGCGGGCGACCCCTCGGCTGA
- a CDS encoding nuclear transport factor 2 family protein: MEDRVQAPLPVFDFADHPDISDFEQAADTGRRQPLAGFDPDYTDIVDYIVRCTHKIWEEKGVGLIYTHYGHNATVHYSSGVMYGREGMVVNTLQRQAAYADRRAYADDVIWSGNERDGFYTSHRVMSLGTNTGYTEFGPPTGRKIQRWGFADCFSVRNRIVEEWLMSDAITELRQMGYDPLALARASVLPWRPHTHGEVDRLPTGQQAPEFVTVPNADEDPQGFIRAILQNLWNARLVNMVRAHYSPGHVAFVPDSRKLYGYGDYENFVITLMACFPDLAMTIDHQCHLGDEQRGYRVATRFTLQGTHEGYGPYGAPTGRRIFLIGGSHHIIRGGRVVQEWTLFDEFALLRQLYARMEG; this comes from the coding sequence ATGGAAGACCGAGTTCAGGCCCCCCTGCCCGTGTTCGACTTCGCCGACCACCCCGACATTTCGGACTTCGAGCAGGCCGCCGATACCGGGAGGCGGCAGCCGCTCGCGGGCTTCGACCCGGATTACACCGATATCGTCGATTACATCGTTCGCTGTACCCACAAAATATGGGAGGAGAAGGGCGTCGGCCTGATCTACACCCACTACGGCCACAACGCCACCGTCCACTACTCCAGCGGCGTGATGTACGGGCGCGAGGGCATGGTCGTGAACACCTTGCAGCGCCAGGCCGCCTACGCCGACCGCCGCGCCTACGCCGACGACGTGATCTGGAGCGGCAACGAGCGGGACGGCTTTTACACCTCGCACCGGGTGATGAGCCTGGGGACGAACACCGGGTACACCGAGTTCGGGCCGCCGACGGGCCGCAAGATCCAGCGCTGGGGCTTCGCCGACTGCTTCAGCGTGCGCAACAGGATCGTCGAGGAATGGCTGATGAGCGACGCCATCACCGAGCTGCGCCAGATGGGCTACGACCCGTTGGCGCTGGCCCGCGCCTCGGTGCTTCCCTGGCGTCCGCATACTCACGGGGAGGTGGACCGGCTGCCGACCGGGCAGCAGGCGCCGGAGTTCGTGACGGTGCCGAACGCCGACGAGGACCCGCAGGGCTTCATTCGGGCGATCTTGCAAAACCTCTGGAACGCTCGCCTCGTCAACATGGTCCGCGCCCATTACTCGCCGGGCCACGTCGCCTTCGTGCCCGATTCGCGCAAGCTGTACGGGTACGGTGACTACGAGAATTTCGTCATTACGCTGATGGCTTGTTTTCCCGACCTCGCCATGACGATAGACCATCAATGCCATCTGGGGGACGAGCAGCGGGGCTACCGGGTTGCCACCCGCTTCACGTTGCAAGGGACGCACGAGGGCTACGGCCCTTACGGTGCCCCGACCGGACGACGCATCTTCCTGATCGGCGGGTCGCACCACATCATCCGCGGGGGCAGGGTCGTTCAGGAGTGGACGCTGTTCGACGAATTCGCCCTGCTGAGGCAGCTCTACGCCCGGATGGAGGGTTGA
- a CDS encoding CoA-acylating methylmalonate-semialdehyde dehydrogenase, protein MTSTAQKPAVQTLTHWLSGKPAEGTSRRTAPVYNPATGQVQALVPLASRAEVDQAVGIATAAAKIWRAAPLGKRAEVLFRFRELLDRRREELARILTREHGKVHADALGEIARGIENVEYACGVPNLLKGGYSEQASTGVDVYSIQQPLGVVAGITPFNFPAMVPLWMMANALACGNAFILKPSEKDPSASLFLAELLKEAGLPDGVFNVVHGDKEAVDALLEHPGIAAVSFVGSTPIARSIYQKGTAHGKRVQALGGAKNHMLVLPDADVGMAADAAVSAAYGSAGERCMAISVLVAVGGVGDALISAIQERLPALKVGPGDQPGNEMGPLITREHRDRVAGYIERARGQGATVVVDGREQQFDGDGFFLGVSLLDHVTPEMDAYQDEIFGPVLCVVRANSYDEGLKLINENEYGNGTAIFTRDGGAARRFQFEVEVGMVGINVPIPVPVAYYSFGGWKASLFGDSHMYGPEGIKFYTRSKVVTSRWPDPASSRVDLGFPQNR, encoded by the coding sequence ATGACCAGCACCGCCCAAAAGCCCGCCGTTCAAACCCTCACGCACTGGCTCTCCGGCAAGCCCGCCGAGGGAACCTCCAGGCGCACCGCCCCCGTCTACAACCCGGCGACCGGGCAGGTGCAGGCCCTCGTGCCCCTCGCCAGCCGCGCCGAGGTAGATCAAGCGGTTGGGATCGCCACCGCTGCCGCCAAAATCTGGCGGGCCGCGCCCCTCGGCAAGCGCGCCGAAGTCCTCTTCCGCTTCCGCGAGCTGCTCGACCGCCGACGGGAGGAGCTGGCCCGCATCCTCACCCGCGAGCACGGCAAGGTCCACGCCGACGCGCTGGGCGAGATTGCCCGGGGCATCGAGAACGTGGAGTACGCCTGCGGGGTGCCGAACCTGCTCAAGGGCGGGTACTCCGAGCAGGCGAGCACGGGGGTGGACGTGTACTCCATCCAGCAGCCGCTCGGGGTGGTGGCGGGTATCACGCCCTTCAACTTCCCGGCGATGGTGCCCCTGTGGATGATGGCGAACGCGCTGGCGTGTGGTAACGCCTTCATCCTCAAGCCGAGTGAAAAGGACCCCAGCGCGAGCCTCTTCCTGGCGGAACTGCTGAAGGAGGCGGGTCTCCCCGATGGCGTCTTTAACGTCGTCCACGGGGACAAGGAGGCGGTCGACGCCCTGCTGGAACACCCCGGTATCGCCGCCGTGAGCTTCGTGGGGAGTACGCCCATCGCGCGCAGCATCTACCAGAAGGGCACCGCGCACGGCAAGCGGGTGCAGGCCCTCGGCGGGGCGAAAAACCACATGCTCGTCCTCCCCGACGCGGACGTGGGCATGGCCGCCGACGCCGCGGTATCGGCCGCCTACGGCTCGGCGGGCGAGCGGTGCATGGCGATCTCCGTCCTCGTGGCCGTCGGCGGGGTGGGGGACGCCCTCATCTCAGCGATTCAGGAACGCCTGCCCGCGCTCAAGGTCGGCCCCGGCGACCAGCCCGGCAACGAGATGGGGCCGCTGATCACCCGCGAACACCGCGACCGGGTGGCGGGGTACATCGAGCGCGCGCGGGGGCAGGGCGCGACCGTGGTGGTGGACGGGCGCGAGCAGCAATTTGACGGCGACGGCTTCTTCCTCGGCGTATCGCTCCTCGACCATGTCACGCCCGAGATGGACGCCTACCAGGACGAGATCTTCGGCCCCGTGCTGTGTGTCGTGCGCGCGAACAGCTACGACGAGGGCCTGAAACTCATCAACGAGAACGAGTACGGCAACGGCACGGCGATCTTCACCCGCGACGGCGGGGCGGCCCGGCGCTTCCAGTTCGAGGTCGAGGTGGGGATGGTCGGCATCAACGTGCCCATCCCCGTGCCGGTGGCGTACTACTCCTTCGGCGGCTGGAAGGCGAGCCTCTTCGGGGACAGCCACATGTACGGTCCCGAGGGGATCAAGTTCTACACGCGCTCCAAGGTGGTCACGTCGCGCTGGCCCGACCCGGCGAGCAGCCGGGTGGACCTGGGGTTCCCGCAAAACCGGTAG
- a CDS encoding carbohydrate ABC transporter permease, producing MALPQTTAEASTPPLRSALQPRRQGAQVRTGALRWLLLGPALLIVMATVLYPLVSSLITSFRDWRLIYSPTPGPFVGLANYARAFTDGGFLNSLRVSTEYLFISVTLTLLIGLGIALLLAKPTRLNIFARTLLILPFAVAPVLKGYSWRFMLDPDAGVYSRLIGAVVPPLKGYLWLGHEFSALLAIAMSEVWGWAPLFALMFIGALGSIPAETTEAARVDGATNTQIFFRITLPLLAPVIYIVALLKIISALKMFDQVVTMTGGGPGNSTQTLYYYVYQLAFRNLDMGYASAVSYLLVVVMGLFAVLYVRVLLREH from the coding sequence ATGGCACTTCCCCAGACGACCGCCGAAGCCTCGACCCCGCCCCTTCGTTCGGCCCTCCAGCCCAGGCGGCAGGGCGCCCAGGTCCGCACCGGTGCCCTGCGCTGGCTGCTCCTCGGCCCGGCGCTGCTGATCGTAATGGCGACGGTGCTCTACCCGCTGGTCTCATCCCTGATCACGTCGTTCCGCGACTGGCGGCTGATCTACTCGCCCACGCCCGGCCCCTTCGTGGGCTTGGCCAACTACGCCCGCGCCTTTACCGACGGCGGCTTCCTGAACAGCCTGCGCGTCAGCACCGAGTACCTGTTCATCTCCGTCACCCTGACGCTGCTCATCGGCCTGGGGATCGCGCTGCTGCTCGCCAAGCCCACGCGGCTCAACATCTTCGCGCGCACGCTGCTGATCCTCCCCTTCGCGGTCGCCCCGGTGCTCAAGGGCTACAGTTGGCGCTTCATGCTCGACCCCGACGCCGGGGTGTACTCCCGCCTGATCGGCGCGGTGGTGCCGCCGCTCAAGGGCTACCTGTGGCTGGGGCACGAGTTCAGCGCGCTCCTGGCGATCGCCATGTCGGAGGTGTGGGGCTGGGCCCCGCTCTTCGCGCTGATGTTTATCGGGGCGCTGGGGTCCATCCCCGCCGAGACGACGGAGGCCGCCCGGGTGGACGGGGCGACGAATACGCAGATCTTCTTCCGCATCACCCTGCCGCTGCTGGCCCCGGTGATCTACATCGTGGCGCTCCTCAAGATCATCTCGGCCCTGAAGATGTTCGATCAGGTCGTCACCATGACGGGTGGCGGCCCCGGCAACTCGACCCAGACGCTGTACTACTACGTGTACCAGCTCGCGTTCCGCAACCTCGACATGGGCTACGCCTCGGCGGTGTCGTACCTCCTGGTGGTCGTCATGGGGCTGTTCGCGGTGCTGTACGTGCGCGTGCTGCTGAGGGAGCATTAG
- a CDS encoding LacI family DNA-binding transcriptional regulator produces the protein MNRPPAPPDHRVTSIDVSREAGVSQSAVSRAFTPGARISPETRRRVLEAAERLGYRPNAIARSLSTRRSGIVALIVGDLHNPFYPQALSQMAQALEAGGRRALLLTHDAGRDVQETLDAARAYQIEAAIVFPTRLNSTPPSLGDVSRGGIPVLLFNRRLPGHDDLLSVACDNHAGGRLAAQILYGSGARRLAFIGGDPETSTHQDRLRGFSEWLAGVGLSPVAAPARAFHYDWGFQATLDLHAAGERPDAIFGANDIVAIGVLDALRLLGRRVPEEVSVIGFDGIQEGGRVAYRLTTIRQPLEAMIEDALRTLDDPRPGSGPRLHPGELVWRGTVRGNPP, from the coding sequence ATGAACAGGCCCCCCGCGCCCCCCGATCACCGCGTCACGTCCATCGACGTTTCGCGGGAGGCGGGCGTGTCGCAGTCGGCAGTGTCGCGGGCCTTTACGCCAGGGGCGCGCATCAGCCCCGAGACGCGCCGCCGGGTGCTGGAGGCCGCCGAGCGGCTGGGCTACCGCCCCAACGCGATCGCCCGCAGCCTCTCCACCCGGCGCAGCGGGATCGTGGCCCTGATCGTGGGGGACCTGCACAACCCCTTCTATCCCCAGGCGCTCTCGCAGATGGCGCAGGCGCTGGAGGCGGGGGGCAGGCGGGCGCTCCTCCTGACCCACGACGCCGGGCGCGACGTGCAGGAGACGCTGGACGCCGCGCGGGCCTACCAGATCGAGGCCGCCATCGTCTTCCCGACGCGGCTGAACAGCACCCCGCCCAGCCTGGGGGACGTGTCGAGGGGCGGCATCCCGGTGCTGCTCTTCAACCGGCGGTTGCCCGGCCACGACGACCTGCTCTCGGTGGCCTGCGACAACCACGCCGGGGGACGGCTGGCCGCGCAGATCCTGTACGGCAGTGGGGCGCGGCGCCTCGCCTTCATCGGCGGCGACCCGGAGACTTCCACCCACCAGGACCGGTTGCGGGGCTTCAGCGAGTGGCTGGCCGGGGTGGGCCTGAGCCCGGTCGCCGCGCCCGCCCGCGCCTTCCACTACGACTGGGGCTTCCAGGCGACCCTCGACCTGCACGCGGCGGGGGAACGCCCGGACGCCATCTTTGGGGCGAACGACATCGTCGCCATCGGGGTGCTCGACGCCCTGCGCCTGCTGGGGCGGCGGGTCCCCGAGGAGGTGAGCGTGATCGGCTTCGACGGCATTCAGGAGGGCGGGCGGGTGGCGTACCGCCTGACCACCATCCGCCAGCCGCTGGAGGCCATGATCGAGGACGCCCTGCGGACCCTTGACGACCCGCGGCCCGGGAGTGGACCGCGCCTGCATCCCGGCGAATTGGTCTGGCGCGGCACGGTGAGGGGCAATCCACCATGA
- a CDS encoding alpha/beta fold hydrolase, with translation MTGDPRVVLVPGTLCGAALWGGVAVPGRAHVLDMVRGRSLAEAAGRVLDAAPVDERLHLVAFSLGAIVAFEVLRRAPERLARLTLISANPHAPTPSQLETWAAQEGRVRAGHFGEVVRAIADTAGPHRQKVLDMARRVGPEVYLEQLALLRSRPDSRGDVARFTGPLTLLVGGEDRVTPPHLAAELHALVPHAAIRVVPGAGHYLPLDAPGAISDALNAVAHA, from the coding sequence GTGACGGGCGACCCGCGGGTGGTGCTGGTGCCGGGCACGCTGTGCGGCGCGGCGCTGTGGGGAGGCGTGGCCGTGCCGGGGAGAGCGCACGTGCTGGACATGGTCCGGGGCCGCTCGCTCGCGGAGGCCGCCGGGCGGGTCCTCGATGCCGCTCCTGTGGATGAAAGGCTGCACCTCGTGGCCTTTTCCCTCGGGGCCATCGTCGCCTTCGAGGTGCTGCGGCGGGCCCCGGAGCGGCTCGCGCGCCTCACGCTGATCAGCGCCAATCCTCACGCGCCGACCCCGTCCCAGTTGGAAACCTGGGCGGCGCAGGAGGGGCGAGTCCGTGCCGGGCATTTCGGGGAGGTGGTGCGGGCCATTGCGGACACCGCCGGGCCACACCGGCAAAAGGTGCTCGACATGGCGCGCCGGGTGGGCCCGGAGGTCTATCTGGAACAGCTCGCCCTGCTGCGCTCCCGGCCCGACAGCCGGGGCGACGTGGCCCGCTTCACCGGGCCGCTGACGCTGCTGGTGGGCGGGGAGGACCGCGTGACGCCGCCCCACCTGGCCGCAGAGCTTCACGCGCTCGTTCCTCACGCCGCCATTCGCGTGGTGCCGGGCGCGGGGCATTACCTCCCGCTGGACGCCCCGGGCGCCATCTCGGACGCCCTGAACGCGGTGGCCCATGCCTGA
- the hisD gene encoding histidinol dehydrogenase encodes MARTLKPGMTAQAQLQVHGEVEQTVRGIIADVRERGDAALRELSARFDGWNPPSFRLSEADIENLVAQVPEEHLTSIRFALEQVRTFARAQRGSIHDLEVETLPGVTLGHRILPVGSVACYVPGGRYPMVASAIMSVATAKVAGVPRVAAVTPPKDGQPYPATVATMHLAGADEIYIMGGVQALAALALGTESIPPVDMLVGPGNAYVAEAKRQLFGQVGIDLLAGPTETLVIADDSADAEMVATDLLGQAEHGPNSPAVLLTTSEALARAVVPEIERQLARLPTAEIAGRAWRDYGQIILAESEGEMVRVADEIASEHVQVLTRDPDYFLRHMTNYGSLFLGPETNVAYGDKAIGTNHILPTGRAARYTGGLWVGKFLKTVTYQRATREASVTVGRHCSVICGVEGFAGHQRQADLRVERYGEAVPEKAAT; translated from the coding sequence ATGGCACGCACCCTGAAGCCCGGCATGACCGCCCAAGCGCAACTCCAGGTCCACGGCGAGGTCGAGCAGACCGTGCGCGGCATCATCGCGGACGTGCGGGAACGGGGGGACGCGGCCCTGCGCGAACTGTCCGCCCGCTTCGACGGCTGGAACCCGCCCTCCTTCCGCCTGAGTGAAGCCGACATCGAGAACCTGGTGGCTCAAGTTCCCGAGGAGCACCTAACGTCCATCCGTTTCGCGCTGGAGCAGGTGCGGACGTTCGCACGGGCGCAGCGCGGGTCGATTCACGACCTGGAAGTGGAGACGCTGCCGGGTGTGACGCTGGGGCACCGCATCCTGCCCGTGGGCAGCGTGGCCTGCTACGTGCCGGGCGGGCGCTACCCGATGGTCGCCAGCGCCATCATGAGCGTGGCGACGGCCAAGGTCGCGGGCGTGCCCCGGGTGGCCGCCGTGACCCCGCCCAAGGATGGGCAGCCCTACCCCGCCACCGTGGCGACCATGCACCTGGCCGGGGCGGACGAAATCTACATCATGGGTGGGGTGCAGGCCCTGGCCGCGCTCGCCCTGGGCACGGAAAGCATCCCCCCGGTGGACATGCTCGTCGGCCCCGGCAACGCCTACGTGGCCGAGGCCAAGCGGCAACTCTTCGGGCAGGTGGGCATCGACCTGCTGGCCGGGCCGACCGAGACGCTGGTGATTGCCGACGACTCCGCCGACGCCGAGATGGTCGCCACCGACCTGCTGGGCCAGGCCGAGCACGGGCCGAACAGCCCGGCGGTGCTGCTGACGACCTCTGAGGCGCTGGCGCGGGCGGTGGTGCCCGAAATCGAGCGGCAACTCGCGCGTCTCCCCACCGCCGAGATAGCCGGGCGGGCCTGGCGCGACTACGGCCAGATCATCCTCGCCGAGTCGGAGGGGGAGATGGTGCGGGTAGCGGACGAGATCGCCAGCGAGCATGTGCAGGTGCTCACCCGCGACCCGGACTATTTCCTGCGGCACATGACCAACTACGGCTCGCTCTTCCTCGGCCCGGAAACCAACGTGGCCTACGGCGACAAGGCTATCGGCACCAACCACATCCTGCCCACCGGCCGGGCGGCGCGCTACACGGGCGGGCTGTGGGTGGGCAAGTTCCTCAAGACCGTCACCTATCAGCGGGCCACCCGGGAGGCCAGCGTGACCGTCGGGCGGCACTGCTCGGTGATCTGCGGGGTGGAGGGCTTCGCGGGCCACCAGCGGCAGGCCGACCTGAGGGTGGAGCGGTACGGCGAGGCAGTTCCGGAGAAGGCGGCGACCTGA
- a CDS encoding carbohydrate ABC transporter permease: MAFPLLWMLLTAFKTQADTYSPKLFFQPTLDNFRAVFSNPIFLGSHVWVSALVSFMTVAITVPLGAAAAYVISRHRFRGRETLSLLILMTQFIPAVVVAIPFFTLFRSLNLIDTATGLVILYLSFALPYAIWLLRGFFDALPVEVEEASFIDGCNEVQTLRYVTIPLIMPGILVSAVFAFISAWNEFFFALILARSNTQTLPIAIQGISGAKGPEWQQVAAASMVVMVPIMVMSLFIRRYFVEGITVGAVK, translated from the coding sequence GTGGCCTTCCCGCTGCTGTGGATGCTGCTGACCGCCTTCAAGACGCAGGCCGACACCTATTCCCCCAAACTGTTCTTCCAGCCCACGCTCGACAACTTCCGCGCGGTCTTCTCCAACCCGATCTTCCTGGGATCGCACGTCTGGGTGAGCGCGCTGGTGTCGTTCATGACGGTCGCCATCACCGTGCCGCTGGGGGCCGCCGCCGCCTACGTCATCTCGCGGCACCGCTTCCGGGGGCGCGAGACGCTGTCGCTGCTCATCCTGATGACCCAGTTCATCCCGGCAGTGGTCGTCGCCATCCCCTTCTTCACGCTGTTTCGCAGCCTGAACCTCATCGACACGGCGACCGGGCTGGTCATCCTCTACCTGTCGTTCGCGCTGCCCTACGCGATCTGGCTGCTGCGCGGCTTTTTCGACGCGCTCCCGGTGGAGGTCGAGGAGGCGTCCTTCATCGACGGGTGTAACGAGGTGCAGACGCTGCGCTACGTGACCATCCCGCTCATCATGCCGGGCATCCTGGTCTCGGCGGTCTTCGCCTTCATCTCGGCCTGGAACGAGTTCTTCTTCGCGCTGATCCTGGCGCGCTCCAACACCCAGACGCTGCCCATCGCCATCCAGGGCATCTCCGGGGCGAAGGGCCCCGAGTGGCAGCAGGTCGCGGCGGCCAGCATGGTCGTGATGGTGCCGATCATGGTGATGTCGCTCTTTATCCGCCGCTATTTCGTGGAGGGGATTACCGTCGGGGCGGTGAAGTGA
- a CDS encoding HpcH/HpaI aldolase family protein has product MPEALSRLAERFAAGETVLGGWLHLPGGVSAEVMGHAGYDILTVDLQHGLIGEGGLVATLEAIAATPAVPLVRVPWLHPPDLMRALDAGAAGVICPMIDTPGQARALVHACRYAPEGGRSFGPTRARMVYGDDYGVRANRETLVFAMIETAGAVGNLEAILGTPGLSGVFVGPGDLSLSLTGRATLDFRQGDTAGIVARIARDTLRRGLIPGIFTPGAELARAAIDLGYRFVTAGSDLALLGGAARAVLDELRRPEPTPAPSTSY; this is encoded by the coding sequence ATGCCTGAGGCCCTGTCACGCCTGGCTGAACGGTTCGCCGCCGGGGAGACGGTGCTGGGCGGCTGGCTGCACCTCCCCGGCGGGGTGAGCGCCGAGGTGATGGGACACGCGGGCTACGACATCCTCACGGTGGACCTGCAACACGGCCTGATTGGGGAGGGCGGGCTGGTCGCCACACTGGAGGCCATCGCGGCCACGCCCGCCGTGCCGCTGGTGCGCGTTCCCTGGCTCCACCCGCCCGACCTGATGCGCGCCCTGGACGCGGGGGCCGCCGGGGTGATCTGCCCGATGATCGACACGCCCGGGCAGGCCCGCGCCCTCGTCCACGCCTGCCGCTACGCGCCGGAGGGCGGGCGCAGCTTCGGCCCCACCCGCGCCCGGATGGTGTACGGCGACGACTACGGGGTGCGCGCGAACCGCGAGACGCTGGTGTTCGCCATGATCGAGACGGCCGGGGCGGTGGGCAACCTTGAGGCTATCCTCGGTACTCCCGGCCTGAGCGGCGTGTTCGTCGGCCCGGGCGACCTCAGCCTGAGCCTCACGGGGCGCGCGACCCTCGACTTCCGGCAGGGGGACACGGCGGGCATCGTTGCCCGCATCGCCCGGGACACCCTGCGGCGGGGCCTGATTCCCGGCATCTTCACCCCCGGCGCCGAGCTGGCCCGCGCGGCCATCGACCTCGGCTACCGCTTCGTCACCGCCGGGTCCGACCTGGCCCTGCTCGGCGGGGCGGCCCGCGCCGTGCTGGACGAGTTGCGCCGCCCGGAACCCACGCCCGCCCCTTCGACCAGCTACTAA
- a CDS encoding ABC transporter substrate-binding protein, translating to MDHARKLIWRRAGGALVMAGVLGLGTLGTPSVQAQSASSYGLKPGKPYNGTRLKFLICCLAAGQFAQLSKLTGEGGEFQKLTGITVQWENTPYGALQQKELVEATTGGTTYDVVAWVDAWGEALKPYLLPLNSRIKADKINLKDYPNAYLQASTDSKGNIIGIPFRGHPLVLFYRKDVFKDLRLPVPRTWQQVVNTAQIIQQRKPGMVGLSAMYGVSAGQNLFSWVSMLWGNGGDILDKTGRPVFNNEKGVQATQLYIDMLRKNKIVPAAATTFGETESSNQILQGKAAMWVGWWWYWSQFSDPKAVAPGVLNNVGFAPAPGWAGGTTQNYALVWPVGIFKNAKNPDAAWEFIKYVTNTNVQKKVAANRSVPAEADNTIVTFSGMNDPKVNAANGGIPKVGAQALRTARTLPQVRSWAEIQSVLEVGINKMANGADVKATLDSMARDVDAIQKRAGYYQ from the coding sequence ATGGATCACGCACGGAAGCTCATCTGGCGGCGGGCGGGCGGGGCGCTCGTCATGGCGGGAGTGCTGGGCCTGGGGACGCTGGGAACGCCGTCGGTCCAGGCGCAGAGCGCCTCGTCCTACGGCCTCAAACCCGGCAAACCCTACAACGGGACCCGGCTCAAGTTCCTGATCTGCTGCCTGGCCGCCGGTCAATTCGCCCAGCTCAGCAAGCTGACCGGGGAGGGCGGCGAGTTCCAGAAGCTCACCGGCATCACGGTGCAGTGGGAGAACACGCCCTACGGCGCCCTGCAGCAGAAGGAGCTGGTCGAGGCCACCACCGGCGGCACGACCTACGACGTGGTCGCCTGGGTGGATGCCTGGGGCGAGGCGCTCAAGCCGTACCTGCTGCCGCTGAATAGCCGCATCAAGGCCGACAAGATCAACCTCAAGGACTACCCCAACGCCTACCTCCAGGCCTCGACCGACAGCAAGGGCAACATCATCGGCATCCCGTTCCGCGGGCACCCGCTGGTGCTGTTCTACCGCAAGGACGTGTTCAAGGACCTGCGGCTGCCGGTGCCGCGAACCTGGCAGCAGGTGGTCAACACCGCCCAGATCATCCAGCAGCGCAAGCCGGGCATGGTGGGCTTATCGGCCATGTACGGGGTGAGCGCGGGCCAGAACCTCTTTAGCTGGGTCAGCATGCTGTGGGGCAACGGGGGCGACATCCTCGACAAGACGGGCCGCCCGGTCTTCAACAACGAGAAGGGCGTGCAGGCCACCCAGCTCTACATCGACATGCTGCGCAAGAACAAGATCGTGCCCGCGGCGGCCACCACCTTCGGCGAGACCGAGTCCTCCAACCAGATTCTCCAGGGCAAGGCCGCGATGTGGGTCGGCTGGTGGTGGTACTGGTCGCAGTTCTCCGACCCCAAGGCCGTCGCGCCCGGGGTGCTGAACAACGTCGGCTTCGCGCCCGCACCGGGCTGGGCGGGCGGCACCACCCAGAACTACGCGCTGGTGTGGCCGGTCGGCATCTTCAAGAACGCCAAGAACCCGGACGCCGCCTGGGAGTTCATCAAGTACGTCACCAACACCAATGTGCAGAAAAAGGTCGCGGCAAACCGCAGCGTTCCTGCCGAGGCCGACAACACCATCGTTACCTTTTCCGGCATGAACGATCCCAAGGTCAACGCGGCGAACGGCGGCATTCCCAAGGTCGGGGCGCAGGCGCTGCGGACCGCGCGGACCCTGCCGCAGGTGCGCTCGTGGGCCGAGATCCAGAGCGTGCTGGAGGTGGGCATCAACAAGATGGCGAACGGGGCCGATGTCAAGGCGACCCTCGACAGCATGGCGAGGGACGTGGACGCCATCCAGAAGCGCGCGGGCTACTACCAGTAG